The Ascaphus truei isolate aAscTru1 chromosome 11, aAscTru1.hap1, whole genome shotgun sequence genome includes a window with the following:
- the ARPC1A gene encoding actin-related protein 2/3 complex subunit 1A, producing the protein MSLHQFLLEPITCHAWNQDLTQIAISPNNHEVHIYKKSGSQWVKGHELKEHNGHITGIDWAPKSDRIVTCGADRNAYVWSQKDGVWKPTLVILRINRAATFVKWSPLENKFAVGSGARLISVCYFESENDWWVSKHIKKPIRSTVLSLDWHPNNVLLAAGSCDFKTRVFSAYIKEVDDKPASTPWGSKMPFGQLMSEFGGAGSGGWVHSVSFSASGSRLAWVSHDSTVSVADASKNMSVSQLKTEFLPLLSVIFVSENSLVAAGHDCCPMLFSYDDHGSLAFVSKLDIPKQSTQRNISAMERFRNMDKRATTEDRNTTLETLHQNSITQVSIFDGDKSDCRKFCTTGIDGAMTIWDFKTLESYVQGLQIM; encoded by the exons ATGTCATTGCATCAGTTTTTACTAGAACCCATTACCTGCCATGCCTGGAATCAAGATCTCACAC AGATCGCGATCAGCCCGAATAACCACGAGGTCCACATCTACAAGAAGAGCGGGAGCCAGTGGGTGAAGGGGCACGAGCTGAAGGAACACAACGGCCATATTACAG GCATCGACTGGGCTCCAAAGAGTGACCGCATCGTGACCTGCGGAGCCGACCGCAATGCGTACGTGTGGAGCCAGAAGGACGGCGTGTGGAAGCCGACGCTGGTCATCCTGCGGATTAACCGCGCAGCCACTTTCGTCAAGTGGTCCCCCCTGGAGAATAAGTTTGCGGTAGGAAGCGGAGCCCGCCTCATATCCGTGTGCTATTTCGAGTCGGAGAATGACTG GTGGGTGAGTAAACATATAAAGAAGCCGATCCGTTCCACGGTGCTGAGCCTGGACTGGCACCCCAATAATGTGCTGCTGGCAGCCGGATCCTGTGACTTCAAAACCAG GGTGTTCTCCGCGTACATTAAGGAGGTGGATGACAAACCGGCCAGCACACCCTGGGGGTCCAAGATGCCCTTCGGTCAGCTGATGTCGGAGTTTGGAGGCGCTGGCAGTGGGGGATGGGTGCACAGCGTCAGCTTCTCTGCCAGTGGGAGCCGCTTGGCCTGGGTCAGCCATGACAGCACGGTGTCTGTTGCTGATGCCTCTAAAAATATGAG TGTTTCCCAGCTGAAGACCGAGTTCCTGCCCCTACTGAGCGTGATCTTCGTTTCAGAGAACAGTTTGGTCGCCGCA GGCCACGACTGCTGCCCCATGCTGTTTAGTTACGACGACCACGGCTCCTTGGCCTTCGTGTCTAAGCTTGACATTCCCAAGCAGAGCACCCAGCGCAACATCTCCGCCATGGAGCGCTTCCGAAACATGGACAAGAGAGCTACCACCGAGGACCGCAACACCACGCTGGAGACACTGCACCAGAACAGCATCAC CCAAGTGTCCATCTTTGACGGTGACAAGAGTGACTGCCGCAAGTTCTGTACTACAGGGATCGACGGAGCGATGACCATCTGGGACTTCAAG ACCCTGGAATCGTACGTTCAAGGCCTGCAGATCATGTGA